Proteins from a single region of Apis mellifera strain DH4 linkage group LG7, Amel_HAv3.1, whole genome shotgun sequence:
- the LOC551223 gene encoding probable cytochrome P450 305a1, with protein sequence MFVIMLIVILILTIIFIKIEKNTKLYPPGPFSWPFIGNQILLKRLSRKFGGQHKAFMELSKRYNSDIITVNISYEKIIVVSGSKFCDMILQNEEFQGRPWNEFIKVRNMGKKQGITMNDGTEWKELRNWMMRTMKIFGFGKSEMIEMIQHQLVIFSENLNKNKLHQLKLLFVPAVINVLWNFITGELVAFNQQQKLEHFLDLLDRRSRCFDITGGLLAAFPWIRYIAPEISGYNIMCMLNKELKDFLMKTINDHKEKYIEGKEADLIDMFIQEMRKNEKSSIFTDEQLMMILIDLFLAGFTTTSTTLDFLFLIVTLFPDVQRKVQKEIDSVIPYDRLPNMEDKAKLPYVEAVISETYRLWPVFPIIGPRRVLCDTNIDKYVIPKDTTILFNTYSINKDPTLYPDPDKFMPERFIKNGVFEPDEYSLQFGKGKRRCPGDILAKATIFILFVGIMQKYTLLPVPGKGPHSIKINSGITLTPQPYNVLVEKR encoded by the exons atgtttgttataatgttaatagtgatattaatattaacaattatttttataaagatcgaaaaaaatacaaaactaTATCCTCCAG gacCATTTTCATGGCCCTTTATCGGCAATCAGATTTTATTGAAACGTTTATCACGTAAATTCGGAGGACAACATAAAGCATTTATGGAACTCTCAAAACGATATAATAGTGATATTATAACTGTGAATATTAGTTATGAGAAAATAATAGTTGTTTCTGGAAGTAAATTTTGTGATATGATATTGCAAAACGAGGAATTCCAAGGACGTCCTTGgaacgaatttattaaagttcGAAATATGGGCAAAAAACaag GAATTACAATGAACGATGGAACAGAATGGAAAGAATTACGAAATTGGATGATGCGAACTATGAAGATTTTCGGTTTTGGAAAAAGCGAAATGATTGAAATGATTCAACATCAATTAGtcatattttcagaaaatttgaataaaaataaattacatcaaTTGAAACTATTGTTTGTACCAGCTGTAATTAATGTCCTCTGGAATTTTATAACGGGAGAATTAGTGGCGTTCAATCAACAGCAAAA ATTAGAACATTTTCTCGACTTGTTGGATCGTCGATCGCGATGCTTCGATATCACGGGTGGGCTTCTCGCCGCTTTCCCTTGGATTCGTTACATTGCACCTGAGATCTCAGGATATAACATTATGTGTATGCTGAATAAAGAGCTCAAGGATTTCTTAATG AAAACTATTAATGatcacaaagaaaaatatattgaaggaAAAGAGGCAGATCTAATTGATATGTTTATTcaagaaatgagaaaaaatgagaaatcaaGCATTTTTACTG acgaACAATTGATGATGATATTAATCGATCTTTTTCTCGCTGGTTTTACTACTACAAGCACGACTTtggattttttgtttttaattgtgaCACTGTTTCCGGATGTACAACGTAAAGTGCAAAAGGAAATTGATTCAGTAATTCCATACGATAGACTTCCCAACATGGAGGACAAAGCAaa actTCCATATGTCGAGGCTGTAATAAGTGAAACATATCGATTATGGCCAGTATTTCCTATAATTGGACCACGACGAGTTCTTTGCGAtacaaatatcgataaatacgtGATACCGAAAGATACcactattttattcaatacatATTCTATCAATAAAGATCCTACTCTTTATCCGGATCCAGATAAATTCATGCctgaaagatttattaaaaatggagTTTTTGAACCAGATGAATATTCTTTACAATTTGGAAAag gaaaaagACGATGTCCAGGTGATATATTGGCAAAAgctacgatatttattttattcgttggtATAATGCAGAAATATACACTGCTACCAGTTCCTGGTAAAGGGCCAcactctataaaaattaatagtggTATAACATTAACGCCACAGCCTTATAATGTATTAGTTgaaaaacgataa
- the LOC551179 gene encoding methyl farnesoate epoxidase precursor yields the protein MLYVVISLLLALYCIFCIYDCVKPHNFPPGPKWLPLIGCFLTFRRLKLKHKYTYVAFQELSKTYGPILGLKLGSQKLVVISTHDLVKKVLLQDEFNGRPDGFFFRVRAFGKRKGILFTEGSMWSQCRRFTMRHLRSFGLGQSTMEKYLTVEAENLVNYLRRVSTKGPVPMHTAFDIAVLNSLWCMFAGHRFDYENEKLAEILEIVHDSFRLMDTMGGIISQMPFLRFIIPELSGYNNLMEILRKLWNFLDEEINNHEKHLSGNQPQDLIEAFLLEISSRNGVQNDSIFDRENLLILCLDLFLAGSKTTTDTLSTSILFLSLHSEWIKILQEELDNVVGRSRSPTLEDYSSLPIMESFLAEIQRFLILAPLGVPHKTTKDVILNGYNIPKDTTVLLDFHSAHNDPAYWDHPEEFRPQRFLDANGRFCQNNANIPFGLGKRRCPGEMLARTSLFLYFAYVIHYFDIEISPEHGKPDLNGHDGFTISPKSYYLKITARSDVTNCSTI from the exons ATGTTGTACGTGgttatttctcttctccttgCACTCTATTGTATCTTTTGCATTTACGATTGCGTCAAACCGCACAATTTTCCTCCTG GTCCAAAATGGTTGCCGCTAATCGGTTGTTTCCTCACGTTTCGACGATTGAAACTGAAACACAAATACACTTACGTGGCTTTTCAAGAATTGTCGAAGACTTATGGGCCGATTTTGGGTTTGAAATTAGGAAGTCAGAAACTCGTTGTAATTTCAACGCACGATCTAGTGAAGAAAGTTCTTCTTCAAGACGAATTCAACGGTAGACCGGATGGATTCTTTTTCAGAGTCCGTGCTtttggaaagagaaaag GTATTTTATTCACGGAAGGATCAATGTGGTCTCAGTGTCGTCGTTTTACGATGCGGCATCTCAGATCTTTCGGCCTAGGTCAGTCAactatggaaaaatatttaaccgtAGAAGCTGAAAATCTTGTGAATTATCTTCGTCGTGTCAGCACCAAAGGCCCTGTACCAATGCACACGGCCTTTGACATTGCAGTTTTGAATTCCCTCTGGTGTATGTTCGCTGGGCATAGATTTGACTATGAAAATGAGAAATTGGcagaaattcttgaaattgttCACGATTCCTTCAG ATTAATGGATACAATGGGCGGCATTATCTCACAAATGCCATTTCTACGTTTCATAATACCAGAATTATCCGGTTACAACAATTTAATGGAAATACTTCGAAAACTCTGGAATTTCTTagatgaagaaattaataaccaCGAGAAACATTTATCTGGAAATCAGCCGCAAGATTTGATCGAAGCTTTTCTattagaaatttcatcgaGGAATGGCGTGCAAAATGATTCTATTTTTGATA gggaaaatttattgattctaTGCCTGGACCTCTTCTTAGCCGGCTCGAAAACTACAACGGATACCTTATCGACTAGCATACTGTTTTTATCTTTACATTCCGAATGGATTAAGATACTCCAGGAAGAATTGGATAACGTAGTAGGTAGATCACGATCTCCTACATTGGAGGATTATTCATCGTTACCAATTATGGAATCATTTCTTGCGGag ATACAAAGATTTTTGATCTTGGCACCGCTTGGAGTACCTCATAAGACTACAAAAGATGTAATTTTGAACGGATATAATATACCCAAG gatACCACGGTTCTTTTGGATTTCCATAGCGCGCATAACGATCCTGCTTATTGGGATCATCCAGAAGAATTTCGACCGCAACGATTCCTCGATGCAAATGGCCGATTTTGTCAAAATAATGCCAATATACCATTTGGTTTAG GTAAAAGACGTTGTCCGGGTGAGATGTTGGCTCGgacatctttatttttatactttgccTACGTTATACATTACTTCGACATCGAAATTTCACCAGAGCATGGCAAGCCAGATCTAAATGGACACGATGGTTTTACTATATCAccgaaatcttattatttgaaaatcacGGCAAGATCCGACGTGACAAACTGCTccactatataa
- the LOC409163 gene encoding uncharacterized protein LOC409163 produces MRIRPGCVVALVVLLQVAFVASKAVDQNQLQQQKSQQQTQYGTLAQKRWSDDFGSHSNLGSGYGGDSSGHGGDIGGGDGGGFGHSGGASALSANFGHSGGDDANGGFGHSGGGDVSGGFGHSGGSDIGTNFGHSGGGGNGGAIEEHHDDHHDHHDHGYWKKKLIWKPGWKKIWKPAKKQIWKPAWKKIWKPVWVPTQKAIWKDIQVPVWKKIWKPVWKEIQVPVWKDIQVPAWKKIWKPVWKPIKVPAWKEIQVPAWKKIWKPVWKEIQVPAWKEIQVPAWKKIWIPEWVKIGIPGEHYHGTDHHGWQYTSHDLWKKKLIWKPLWKKYWKPAKKQIWVPDKKLEWVEAWKQIWKPAKKQIWVDDKKLIWKEEWKQIWKPSKKLIWVPDKKLEWKEAWKQIWKTDKKLEWVPDKKLAWKEAWKQIWVPAWKEIWVPAWKKIWKPVWISEWFPIDDHHPHHGWDRKDTQASDSQIAPYSPDAISKQNAQSQQQQYQIDENKIRWDRSSKTETPSISQDLVPPPAKNQSGLAQNFTFPQR; encoded by the exons ATGAGGATTCGCCCGGGATGCGTG GTTGCACTAGTAGTGCTATTGCAAGTCGCATTTGTGGCGAGCAAAGCAGTGGATCAAAATCAGCTGCAACAACAAAAGTCTCAGCAACAAACTCA ATATGGCACATTGGCGCAAAAGAGATGGAGCGATGACTTTGGAAGTCACAGTAATTTGGGTTCCGGCTATGGTGGAGATTCAAGCGGTCATGGTGGTGACATAGGCGGCGGTGATGGAGGTGGCTTTGGCCATTCTGGGGGAGCATCAGCGCTTTCTGCAAATTTTGGTCATTCCGGAGGTGATGACGCTAACGGTGGTTTTGGTCATTCTGGAGGTGGTGATGTTAGCGGTGGTTTTGGTCATTCTGGAGGTAGTGACATTGGTACTAATTTTGGCCATTCTGGAGGCGGTGGGAATGGTGGAGCAATCGAAGAGCATCATGACGACCACCATGATCATCATGACCATGGTTATTGGAAGAAGAAGCTTATCTGGAAACcaggatggaaaaaaatttggaaaccaGCAAAGAAACAGATCTGGAAGCCtgcttggaaaaaaatttggaaacccGTGTGGGTTCCAACGCAGAAGGCAATATGGAAGGACATTCAAGTACcagtttggaaaaaaatttggaaaccaGTGTGGAAGGAGATACAAGTCCCGGTATGGAAGGATATTCAGGTACCAGCCTGGAAAAAGATCTGGAAACCCGTTTGGAAACCCATAAAAGTTCCAGCATGGAAGGAAATTCAGGTACCCGCATGGAAAAAGATCTGGAAACCGGTTTGGAAAGAAATTCAAGTGCCAGCCTGGAAAGAGATTCAGGTACCAGCTTGGAAAAAGATCTGGATTCCTGAATGGGTCAAGATCGGCATTCCCGGAGAACATTATCACGGTACCGATCATCATGGATGGCAGTATACCAGTCATGATCtgtggaagaagaaattaatttggaaaCCGTTGTGGAAAAAGTATTGGAAACCAGCAAAGAAACAGATCTGGGTACCAGACAAAAAGTTAGAATGGGTGGAAGCCTGGAAACAAATTTGGAAACCAgctaaaaaacaaatttgggTGGACGACAAGAAACTTATTTGGAAGGAAGAATGGAAACAAATTTGGAAACCATCCAAAAAACTTATTTGGGTCCctgataaaaaattggaatggaAAGAGGCTTGGAAACAAATTTGGAAGACTGATAAGAAGCTCGAATGGGTACCTGATAAAAAGTTAGCCTGGAAAGAGGCTTGGAAGCAAATTTGGGTACCGGCTTGGAAAGAAATTTGGGTTCCagcatggaaaaaaatttggaaaccaGTCTGGATATCGGAATGGTTTCCTATAGACGATCACCATCCTCATCACGGTTGGGACCGAAAAGATACACAGGCTTCAGATTCACAGATAGCTCCTTACAGTCCTGACGCTATTTCAAAGCAGAATGCTCAGAGTCAGCAACAACAATAtcaaatcgatgaaaataagaTCAGGTGGGATAGATCATCAAAGACTGAAACTCCATCGATTAGTCAAGATCTGGTACCACCACCAGCAAAGAATCAAAGCGGTCTAGCACAAAATTTCACGTTTCCCCAACGCTGA
- the LOC551089 gene encoding uncharacterized protein LOC551089: protein MRSSLLLLCTLFLVSAFGDPIRIKKEAPLNPPPSQYAPPATSYGVPIGSTYNVPSDSYGAPPPPPQPPSPSYGAPSSSYGAPSAPSSSHGAPSSSYGAPSAPSSSYGAPSSHDAPSSSYGAPSAPSSSYGAPSSSYGAPSSHGAPSSSYGAPSAPSSSYGAPSASSSSHGALSAPSSSYGAPSSSYGAPSSSYGPPSAPSSSYGAPSASSSSHGAPSAPSSSYGAPSSSYGPPSSSYGAPSSSYGAPSGHGSLGGDQGYGSGGGSLGSGHGGGGGLGSSYGPPAQSYGPPQGPQGRWEKKLTWKAEWKRIWKTEQKLAWKQEWKKVQVPVWKEVQVPAWKEVKVPVWKKVQKPVWKEVQVPVWKEVQVPAWKKVWKPVWKEVQVPAWKEVQVPDWKKIWVPEWVKIGIPGEQYVGKDQHGWQYTSHDLWKKKLIWKPVWKKVWRTEKKQVWVSEKKLEWKAEWKQVWRTEKKQAWVADKKLVWKEESVQVWVPEKKQIWVTQKKQVWKDEWKSKWVPVWKDVQVPAWKKVWKPVWEKVWVQVEPHRDEHHGYE, encoded by the exons ATGCGGTCCAGCCTG ttACTCCTGTGCACCCTCTTTCTCGTGTCCGCTTTTGGAGACCCgataaggataaaaaaaga AGCGCCGTTAAACCCACCCCCGAGCCAATACGCTCCCCCGGCTACCTCTTACGGAGTTCCCATAGGATCCACTTACAACGTGCCCTCTGATTCCTACGGCGCTCCACCGCCGCCCCCGCAACCCCCATCCCCCTCCTACGGCGCCCCATCCTCCTCCTACGGCGCTCCATCggctccttcctcctctcacGGCGCCCCATCCTCCTCCTACGGCGCTCCATCGGCTCCTTCCTCTTCCTACGGCGCCCCATCCTCTCACGACGCCCCATCCTCCAGCTACGGCGCTCCATCGGCTCCTTCCTCCAGCTATGGCGCCCCATCCTCCAGCTACGGCGCCCCATCCTCTCACGGCGCCCCATCCTCCAGCTATGGTGCTCCATCggctccttcctcctcctacGGCGCCCCATCGGCCTCATCCTCCTCTCACGGCGCTCTATCGGCTCCATCCTCCAGCTATGGAGCCCCATCCTCCTCTTATGGAGCCCCATCCTCTTCCTACGGCCCTCCATCggctccttcctcctcctacGGCGCCCCATCGGCCTCATCCTCCTCTCACGGCGCTCCATCGGCTCCATCCTCCTCTTACGGAGCCCCATCCTCCAGCTACGGACCCCCATCTTCCTCTTACGGAGCCCCATCCTCCAGCTACGGCGCCCCATCGGGTCACGGTTCCTTGGGAGGCGATCAAGGGTACGGGAGCGGCGGGGGTTCGTTGGGAAGCGGGCACGGGGGAGGTGGAGGGTTGGGGAGCTCGTACGGGCCACCAGCCCAATCCTACGGCCCCCCTCAAGGCCCCCAGGGTAGATGGGAGAAGAAGCTGACGTGGAAGGCGGAATGGAAGCGGATCTGGAAGACGGAGCAGAAGCTGGCTTGGAAGCAGGAGTGGAAGAAGGTGCAGGTGCCGGTGTGGAAGGAGGTTCAGGTGCCCGCGTGGAAGGAGGTGAAGGTGCCCGTTTGGAAAAAGGTTCAGAAACCGGTGTGGAAGGAGGTTCAGGTGCCGGTGTGGAAGGAGGTGCAGGTCCCCGCGTGGAAGAAGGTTTGGAAGCCGGTGTGGAAGGAGGTGCAGGTCCCCGCTTGGAAGGAGGTGCAGGTGCCCGATTGGAAGAAGATCTGGGTCCCGGAATGGGTGAAGATAGGCATACCGGGTGAACAGTACGTGGGGAAGGACCAGCACGGGTGGCAGTACACGAGCCACGACCTCTGGAAGAAGAAACTGATATGGAAACCCGTGTGGAAGAAGGTGTGGAGGACGGAGAAGAAGCAGGTGTGGGTGAGCGAGAAGAAGTTGGAGTGGAAGGCCGAGTGGAAGCAGGTGTGGAGGACGGAGAAGAAGCAGGCGTGGGTGGCCGACAAGAAGCTCGTGTGGAAGGAGGAGTCGGTGCAGGTTTGGGTCCCGGAGAAGAAACAGATTTGGGTGACGCAGAAGAAGCAGGTGTGGAAGGACGAGTGGAAGAGCAAGTGGGTGCCCGTTTGGAAGGACGTGCAGGTACCGGCGTGGAAGAAGGTATGGAAGCCCGTTTGGGAGAAAGTTTGGGTGCAAGTCGAACCCCACCGCGACGAGCATCACGGCTACGAGTAA